From a single Planococcus shenhongbingii genomic region:
- a CDS encoding PilN domain-containing protein, which produces MLVDINLLPQKERDRPAFIIAAISILLLAVILWAVFAFLANANENEQTELTAQTAQVAAEQAAIREQLEAKQGMNEEQQLKVTVDWAESYQFDTLPLLKDLVSKLPARGFFDSFSYVGLDQAVLTVQFDTAREAAFYLAQLKTSELLKSATLDSVTQEELEADAAPTTGETVVVVEEEDVVVENPRYLATYTLLFVDDRIPAEVVEGEVPAEGTAEQPAAETPPAETPADAPATETPPAETTETPATEPAAKVDVDVEVNQETPATPEGTEGNGQ; this is translated from the coding sequence ATGCTTGTCGATATTAACTTATTGCCGCAGAAAGAGCGGGACCGCCCCGCTTTTATCATTGCGGCGATTTCTATTTTATTGCTTGCTGTCATTCTTTGGGCAGTCTTTGCGTTTTTGGCGAATGCCAATGAAAACGAACAAACTGAACTGACAGCCCAAACAGCGCAAGTAGCAGCAGAACAAGCGGCTATCCGCGAGCAATTGGAAGCAAAGCAAGGCATGAATGAAGAACAGCAATTGAAAGTCACCGTCGACTGGGCGGAAAGCTATCAATTTGATACTTTGCCGCTTTTAAAGGACTTGGTATCCAAATTGCCGGCTCGCGGATTTTTCGATAGTTTCTCTTATGTGGGACTCGATCAAGCTGTCTTGACCGTGCAGTTCGATACCGCCCGTGAAGCTGCGTTTTATTTAGCTCAGTTAAAAACTTCTGAATTGCTTAAATCAGCTACTTTAGATTCTGTGACTCAAGAGGAGCTGGAAGCAGATGCAGCACCGACTACTGGTGAAACGGTTGTAGTGGTTGAAGAGGAAGATGTAGTAGTTGAAAATCCTCGTTACCTGGCAACTTACACTTTGTTGTTTGTTGATGACCGGATTCCGGCGGAAGTGGTTGAAGGCGAAGTGCCGGCAGAAGGTACTGCAGAACAGCCAGCTGCCGAAACGCCGCCTGCTGAGACTCCAGCAGATGCTCCAGCTACAGAAACCCCACCAGCTGAAACAACAGAAACACCAGCAACCGAACCGGCTGCGAAGGTTGATGTGGATGTAGAAGTGAACCAGGAAACACCTGCCACTCCAGAAGGAACGGAGGGGAATGGACAATGA
- a CDS encoding type II secretion system F family protein: MARFKYEGRDRKKIRSGIIMADSRRAAVEKLRDEGVRVIDIREIPATALQKDISFGNPVKRDQFIMFLRQFSTLMRAGVTIVDAVKILSQQVESKALRKTLSEVDDELRKGNSLSHSFAKYPKIFEPLTINLIRAGELSGTIDDSLDRLATHYDKAYQTRQKVISAMSYPVVVGIIAIGVVIFLLSSIVPMFAEMFEGMGGELPMLTQVVMGASDFVKGYWYILVLVALLFFGIIWLMKRSEKGRFILDTIVLKIPLFGQMLKKSALARLTRTLSSLFSSSVPILQAMTMTEKVVGNAVMSKVILASRDSLERGGSLTEPMKNHWAFPPLIPHMIAIGEQTGSLDHMLAKVAEFYEQEVEAETDRLKALIEPLMIVVLAALVGTIILSIMMPMFEMFQNVDKM; this comes from the coding sequence ATGGCCCGTTTCAAATATGAAGGGCGAGACCGCAAGAAAATTAGGTCGGGCATCATTATGGCCGATAGCCGACGGGCTGCAGTTGAAAAACTGCGGGATGAAGGCGTGCGCGTCATCGATATCCGTGAAATCCCGGCTACGGCTCTTCAAAAAGACATCTCATTCGGTAATCCGGTAAAACGGGATCAATTCATCATGTTCCTGCGCCAGTTTTCGACGTTGATGCGCGCAGGGGTGACTATCGTAGATGCGGTGAAAATCCTGTCCCAGCAAGTCGAATCCAAAGCGCTGCGTAAAACTTTAAGCGAAGTGGACGATGAACTGCGAAAAGGGAATTCATTGTCCCATTCTTTCGCAAAGTACCCAAAAATCTTTGAACCGCTGACCATCAACTTGATCCGTGCCGGAGAACTGTCGGGAACCATCGATGATTCGCTCGACCGTTTGGCGACGCATTACGATAAGGCTTATCAGACAAGACAAAAAGTGATTTCCGCGATGTCATATCCCGTAGTTGTAGGCATTATTGCAATCGGAGTTGTGATTTTCCTGCTGTCTTCAATCGTCCCGATGTTCGCTGAGATGTTTGAAGGGATGGGCGGGGAACTGCCAATGCTTACGCAAGTGGTGATGGGCGCCAGTGATTTTGTCAAAGGTTACTGGTATATTCTCGTTTTAGTAGCCCTTCTTTTCTTTGGAATCATTTGGCTCATGAAGCGAAGTGAAAAAGGCCGGTTCATACTGGATACGATTGTATTAAAAATCCCACTGTTTGGCCAAATGCTGAAAAAATCAGCATTGGCACGCCTTACTCGTACATTGAGTTCGTTGTTTTCCAGTTCAGTGCCGATTCTGCAGGCAATGACCATGACGGAGAAAGTGGTCGGCAATGCGGTGATGTCAAAAGTCATCCTGGCATCCCGGGATTCACTCGAGCGCGGAGGTTCTCTGACAGAACCGATGAAGAACCATTGGGCGTTTCCGCCCCTTATCCCGCATATGATTGCAATCGGCGAACAGACCGGATCGCTGGACCATATGCTGGCGAAAGTGGCCGAATTCTACGAGCAAGAAGTGGAAGCGGAGACCGACCGATTGAAAGCGTTGATAGAACCCTTAATGATTGTTGTGCTCGCTGCATTAGTCGGGACTATAATACTATCCATTATGATGCCGATGTTTGAAATGTTCCAGAATGTAGACAAAATGTAG
- a CDS encoding type IV pilus twitching motility protein PilT: MNTTLNFIDTVLTAAIDMKVSDIHMTTGIPPVFRMHGTLKQYGDEKLMPEVTKEIARVLMPESLWDTFLEKGEMDYSYSIPGVARFRVNSFHQRGSISHAFRSIPSKIPTIDDLNMPDTLKKLADTHQGLILVTGPTGSGKSTTLAAMIRHMNEHLTKHIITLEDPIEYMHKHGTSVIDQREVGFDTNSFANGLRAALRQDPDVILVGEMRDLETITTAITAAETGHLVLGTLHTSSAASTVERIIDVFPPEQHAQIRTQLGGILKAVISQRLLPTADGKGRIAATEILINNPAIANLIRTSKVHQIPNIILTNRAAGMHMMTTSVQELLKKGIITRQIASAFMVGED, translated from the coding sequence ATGAATACAACATTAAATTTTATCGATACCGTCTTAACTGCAGCCATCGATATGAAAGTTTCCGATATCCATATGACGACCGGCATTCCTCCGGTATTCCGGATGCACGGAACATTAAAACAATACGGCGATGAAAAATTGATGCCGGAAGTTACAAAAGAAATTGCCCGCGTTTTGATGCCGGAATCGTTATGGGATACATTCCTGGAAAAAGGCGAGATGGATTATTCCTACTCCATTCCTGGAGTGGCCCGTTTCCGTGTCAACTCATTCCACCAGCGCGGATCCATTTCACATGCATTCCGTTCCATTCCGTCAAAGATACCGACTATCGATGACTTGAATATGCCGGATACATTGAAAAAATTGGCTGATACCCATCAAGGCTTGATACTGGTGACCGGGCCGACCGGTTCAGGCAAGTCGACAACGCTTGCAGCGATGATCCGCCACATGAACGAACACTTGACAAAGCACATCATCACGCTGGAAGATCCGATTGAATATATGCATAAGCACGGTACATCGGTCATCGACCAGCGGGAAGTCGGCTTTGACACGAATTCGTTCGCAAACGGGCTTCGTGCGGCACTTCGCCAAGATCCTGATGTGATCCTGGTCGGTGAGATGCGGGACTTGGAGACGATCACGACCGCGATCACTGCAGCTGAAACAGGCCACTTGGTTTTGGGAACGCTCCATACGTCGAGCGCCGCTTCAACCGTAGAACGGATCATCGACGTATTTCCGCCGGAACAGCATGCCCAAATCCGGACACAACTCGGTGGAATTTTGAAAGCTGTTATTTCACAGCGCTTGTTGCCAACGGCCGACGGCAAAGGCCGGATTGCCGCCACTGAAATTCTGATTAACAACCCGGCAATTGCCAACTTAATCCGCACGTCGAAAGTGCATCAAATTCCGAACATTATTTTGACCAACCGGGCTGCGGGCATGCATATGATGACAACTTCTGTCCAGGAGTTGTTGAAAAAAGGCATCATTACACGCCAAATTGCATCAGCATTCATGGTAGGTGAAGACTAA
- a CDS encoding type IV pilus modification PilV family protein: MKRIDNEKGFTLVEVLAALAILGIVFAGIMTIFPQMTLFNNKTEAKLDTMNLARQEMAKIITPKSPLQWVGKRDAAVYPVTGYQTFKEKVPQVLPLIPVTPGRSAYAIDSSIPASAGFVRYKKNDGYTYEVDIYLQCEPYKTTTSTGVLPCDNPDLPQLYKIHLKVFKGNQLSSETYSYIKFIVEKLGG; this comes from the coding sequence ATGAAAAGAATCGACAATGAAAAAGGCTTCACTTTAGTTGAAGTGCTCGCTGCGCTTGCCATACTGGGCATTGTATTTGCCGGCATCATGACCATCTTTCCGCAGATGACGCTTTTTAATAATAAGACAGAAGCAAAGCTGGACACGATGAATTTAGCGAGGCAGGAAATGGCGAAAATTATAACCCCCAAAAGTCCGCTGCAATGGGTGGGGAAAAGAGATGCCGCCGTTTATCCGGTAACAGGTTATCAGACATTCAAAGAAAAAGTTCCTCAAGTTTTACCGCTTATTCCGGTAACTCCTGGCCGAAGCGCCTATGCGATCGATTCTTCCATTCCAGCATCAGCAGGATTTGTTCGATACAAAAAGAACGATGGTTACACATATGAAGTGGATATCTACTTACAATGTGAGCCTTATAAAACGACAACCTCAACCGGAGTACTTCCTTGCGACAATCCCGATTTGCCACAGTTGTATAAAATACATTTGAAAGTCTTTAAAGGCAACCAATTGAGCAGTGAGACATACTCCTATATAAAGTTCATTGTAGAAAAGCTGGGTGGATAA
- a CDS encoding prepilin-type N-terminal cleavage/methylation domain-containing protein, producing the protein MKKYLQKKLKNEKGMTLIELLAVIVIIAIIAAIAIPAIGGIIDNSRVGAIKSDATNALSAAELYKLDIPATTGSVTVQQLLDAKYLDSAGKLPPAAVITFGTSSALNTIKTATPAIDGKIEVTFNEATKKHIADYANSTRDNTTGTVVATKK; encoded by the coding sequence ATGAAGAAATATCTTCAGAAGAAGTTGAAAAATGAAAAAGGTATGACGTTGATCGAGCTTTTGGCAGTTATCGTTATTATCGCTATTATCGCAGCGATTGCTATTCCGGCAATTGGAGGAATAATTGATAATTCACGTGTGGGTGCTATTAAATCTGATGCTACAAATGCACTTAGTGCTGCGGAGCTTTACAAATTAGATATCCCAGCAACGACTGGAAGTGTTACTGTGCAGCAACTTTTAGATGCAAAATATCTTGATTCTGCTGGTAAATTACCACCTGCAGCGGTTATTACTTTTGGAACATCTAGTGCTTTAAATACTATTAAAACAGCAACTCCGGCAATAGATGGAAAAATCGAAGTTACTTTTAATGAAGCAACTAAAAAACACATTGCGGACTATGCTAATAGTACGCGTGATAATACTACGGGAACAGTAGTTGCAACAAAGAAATAA
- a CDS encoding VanW family protein: MNNKVFGITFAAIFASALLFFGVANAGAMAVDTWIFPTEEFGDNTYIGTTDVSNMEHEQAKQLFVGQADTWRATAELLVTYQDATAAYPLDNAEILLDETVGQAQTGTQNTFVFQLSRETTQTFLKQQFPVASFSDTDVENITSKLETALAAGQTQTRVTISDDTLEVARDVVSEAEISHSLKGGDAMAVVNALNGIEFAPGSQFSFLDFISGLELANVTDSELTQIASSIYAAILQTNFSVEERSIGTAAPTAVPLGREAAINRPLGIDFVFTNTNNSTFLLNLSMESDKLTAMISGYPFIYEYETMTSGEEKVEPRLVKQYSAFVTSGVAVEEEGRDGIRINVLRSIRANGEELELDPVSTDFYPPVHRIEIYPLTKTEAAPAAGAATPLPGQPGFIDANGDGVHDGPAATTPLPGQPGFIDANGDGVHDTPVTTTPLPGQPGFTDANGDGIHDTPAATPAAPLPGQPGYIDENDDGVHDEPVADSETDTTQDDPTNPAEEPVYDKGGNLINP; encoded by the coding sequence GTGAACAATAAAGTTTTCGGAATTACCTTTGCAGCCATATTCGCATCAGCGCTGCTGTTTTTCGGCGTCGCCAACGCGGGAGCGATGGCAGTCGACACGTGGATTTTCCCGACAGAAGAATTCGGCGACAATACGTATATCGGGACAACAGATGTCTCCAATATGGAACACGAACAGGCAAAACAGCTTTTTGTCGGCCAGGCAGATACTTGGCGCGCTACAGCGGAACTTTTGGTGACTTACCAAGATGCAACAGCCGCTTATCCACTTGATAACGCGGAAATTCTGCTGGATGAAACGGTTGGACAAGCCCAAACCGGTACGCAAAATACTTTCGTCTTCCAATTGTCACGGGAGACGACCCAGACTTTCTTGAAGCAGCAATTCCCAGTGGCTTCTTTCTCGGACACGGATGTGGAGAACATCACATCCAAATTAGAAACAGCTTTGGCGGCTGGCCAGACACAGACGCGTGTAACCATCAGTGACGATACACTGGAAGTCGCGCGTGATGTAGTGTCTGAAGCAGAGATTTCGCATAGCTTGAAAGGCGGCGATGCCATGGCGGTCGTCAATGCATTGAACGGCATTGAGTTTGCGCCGGGCAGTCAGTTTTCATTCCTGGACTTTATAAGCGGGCTTGAACTCGCCAATGTAACGGATTCCGAACTCACGCAAATTGCTTCATCTATTTATGCGGCAATCCTGCAGACGAACTTCTCCGTAGAAGAACGCAGCATTGGAACGGCTGCACCAACGGCTGTTCCACTTGGCCGGGAAGCGGCGATCAACCGTCCGCTAGGCATCGATTTTGTTTTTACCAATACCAATAACAGCACATTCCTTTTAAACCTTTCGATGGAAAGCGATAAACTGACGGCTATGATCAGCGGCTATCCTTTCATCTATGAATACGAAACGATGACAAGCGGCGAAGAAAAAGTAGAGCCGCGTTTAGTGAAGCAATACAGCGCATTTGTAACTTCAGGCGTAGCGGTTGAAGAAGAAGGCCGTGACGGTATACGTATCAACGTACTCCGTTCGATCAGAGCAAACGGGGAAGAGCTGGAGCTTGATCCGGTTTCCACTGATTTCTACCCGCCGGTCCACCGGATTGAAATTTATCCATTGACGAAAACAGAGGCAGCTCCTGCCGCTGGCGCTGCGACACCACTTCCAGGACAGCCAGGATTCATCGATGCGAACGGTGACGGTGTCCATGATGGACCTGCGGCAACAACACCGCTTCCAGGACAGCCTGGATTCATCGATGCAAACGGAGATGGCGTTCATGATACACCGGTGACAACAACACCGCTTCCGGGGCAACCCGGATTTACCGATGCGAATGGTGATGGAATACATGACACACCGGCAGCAACTCCTGCAGCGCCGCTGCCAGGACAGCCAGGATATATTGATGAAAATGACGACGGCGTCCACGACGAGCCGGTAGCGGATTCAGAAACAGATACAACGCAGGATGACCCAACAAATCCTGCTGAAGAACCGGTGTATGACAAGGGCGGAAATTTGATCAATCCTTAA
- a CDS encoding prepilin-type N-terminal cleavage/methylation domain-containing protein, with protein MKLNQKGITLVELLAALVLVSLVAGIAWTALSIGFKHTAVETNKTSLQQDANLIVSTLSAAHRRNDTYTLKFDANKQLMIKTCEDITACPATSTFTRVIDNNYDYTDTTINGAIYDGGTFPEVVVKPKENHTELVLKIKSLNNTVTVKTTLTRIITGMK; from the coding sequence ATGAAACTAAATCAAAAAGGGATAACACTTGTGGAACTACTCGCTGCGCTTGTATTGGTTTCGCTGGTAGCAGGCATAGCCTGGACCGCATTGTCAATCGGTTTTAAGCACACTGCGGTCGAAACGAATAAAACCAGCTTGCAGCAAGATGCTAATCTAATCGTCTCGACTCTTTCAGCTGCCCATCGTCGCAACGATACCTATACATTGAAGTTTGATGCGAATAAGCAATTGATGATCAAAACGTGTGAAGATATTACTGCATGTCCGGCCACATCAACTTTTACACGTGTTATAGACAATAATTACGATTATACTGACACAACGATTAATGGGGCAATATATGATGGTGGAACTTTTCCAGAAGTGGTGGTTAAACCGAAAGAAAACCACACGGAGTTAGTCCTGAAAATAAAATCCCTTAATAATACGGTCACTGTAAAAACCACCTTGACTAGAATTATTACCGGAATGAAGTGA
- the pilM gene encoding type IV pilus biogenesis protein PilM, protein MALSFLSRKARVATITIEEDAIRHVDLKSHSPLQLSCAEELALPAGIIEDGKIIDTEALEAILDKAVNQWGLSKKSVRFLAPDEFVIIRKVPYPEDVETDELKGHFFIEIGSTLYLPFEDPVFDVVPYHTDTEEPEVIIIASKESVIQDYENAIDNVKLKAVVADITPLALYRLAYLQHDFTEDEHVMLIDLQSKKMTISIFHEHFPLFMRPVDLEVSSTISEDPAAVMEVIEEESEKLANFYSYNMNGGEVGITKVICNGEYSDWDAFRTRLEERFSLPVLPVVIDAIPSDNSEAVPGRFNRAIGLALKEV, encoded by the coding sequence ATGGCCTTATCGTTTTTATCGAGAAAAGCGCGAGTCGCGACAATAACTATAGAAGAAGACGCGATTCGTCATGTCGATTTGAAATCCCATTCACCGCTTCAATTAAGCTGTGCGGAAGAGCTTGCTCTTCCCGCTGGCATCATTGAAGACGGGAAAATCATCGACACCGAAGCGCTGGAAGCGATACTCGATAAGGCTGTCAATCAGTGGGGTCTCTCTAAGAAGTCAGTCCGATTCCTCGCCCCTGACGAATTCGTTATTATCCGCAAAGTACCATACCCCGAAGATGTTGAAACCGATGAACTGAAAGGCCATTTCTTCATCGAAATCGGTTCAACGCTTTACTTGCCCTTCGAAGATCCCGTCTTTGATGTGGTGCCGTACCATACCGATACCGAAGAACCGGAAGTGATCATCATCGCTTCGAAAGAATCGGTCATCCAGGATTATGAAAATGCAATAGACAATGTGAAGTTAAAAGCGGTTGTAGCTGATATCACGCCGCTCGCTTTATACCGGCTGGCTTATCTGCAGCATGATTTCACGGAAGACGAGCATGTCATGCTGATCGATCTGCAGTCGAAGAAAATGACAATTTCCATTTTCCATGAGCATTTTCCTCTGTTTATGCGGCCGGTCGATCTGGAAGTGTCATCGACGATTTCTGAAGACCCTGCAGCGGTGATGGAAGTGATCGAAGAGGAATCCGAAAAGCTTGCCAATTTTTATAGCTATAATATGAACGGCGGCGAAGTCGGCATTACGAAAGTGATTTGTAACGGTGAATACAGCGATTGGGACGCGTTCCGGACACGTTTGGAAGAGCGTTTTTCTTTGCCTGTTTTGCCGGTTGTCATCGATGCCATCCCTTCCGACAATTCGGAAGCTGTACCCGGACGTTTTAACCGCGCCATCGGTCTTGCGCTGAAAGAGGTGTGA
- a CDS encoding sensor domain-containing diguanylate cyclase, with translation MGELSKRTMALWALWLLLVPPGLFLVYQTFPPPEIDPWHLTAYVLFFVITCLMPMNINGASTYLVQWVTIAVFLKYGIFVEILISQLTMLIVLTRSRTDEPLSMRIPFNSTMFFLISCCSGLAYLAAGGQIGSLNLVHIIFYGLIFQIVSVIANQIIYYSYDRFTGSKAKFFSVDAMWDFALTLLVFPYAIALYISEAYIGIPALLLLGIPFLIMTFVMKMYNNSEQITSDLKKAGEIGHQLAERLSTDEVLDQFVIQVSKMFKADYAYVIDYRDGNLLMLRMYENQEFEKFSVPPVRYHKGIAGNVIVTNTPVIYRKKSEWKDIVTGYIPIDTESIMCTPIARNNKIEGVLLLASRKKYAFVSHQLKILDILSTYFAVSLEKAGYVQKAIAKSERCGLTKLYNYRYLDKALEKSMEKVNTGKIDNLSLVMMDIDHFKGINDKYGHQSGNDILIELARILEAEVGREGIVARYGGEEFVIMFENYSKDLALLFAESLRKKIEKHEFLLQRDLDKERSTENVHITLSIGVSTAPDDSDEPNALIRNADRALYIGAKQAGRNKVAAYVK, from the coding sequence ATGGGAGAATTAAGCAAAAGAACAATGGCACTCTGGGCTCTTTGGCTTTTGCTTGTGCCCCCCGGCTTGTTCCTGGTCTATCAGACTTTTCCTCCTCCTGAAATCGATCCGTGGCATTTAACCGCCTATGTCCTGTTTTTTGTCATCACTTGTTTGATGCCGATGAACATCAACGGGGCCTCGACTTATCTGGTGCAATGGGTGACCATTGCTGTGTTCTTAAAATACGGAATATTCGTTGAAATCTTGATTTCCCAGCTGACCATGCTGATTGTTTTAACGAGAAGCCGTACAGATGAACCCCTTTCCATGCGCATTCCTTTCAACTCTACGATGTTTTTCCTGATTTCCTGCTGTTCGGGACTAGCTTATCTCGCAGCAGGCGGCCAGATCGGTTCGCTCAACCTAGTCCATATTATTTTCTACGGCTTGATTTTCCAGATCGTTTCGGTCATTGCTAACCAGATCATTTATTATTCCTATGACCGCTTTACAGGGAGCAAAGCGAAATTCTTTTCGGTTGATGCCATGTGGGATTTCGCCTTGACACTTCTCGTGTTCCCTTATGCCATCGCTTTGTATATTTCAGAAGCCTATATCGGCATTCCAGCGCTATTGCTGCTGGGGATTCCATTCCTAATCATGACATTCGTCATGAAAATGTATAACAACTCCGAGCAGATTACCAGCGACTTGAAAAAAGCGGGGGAAATCGGCCACCAGCTGGCAGAACGGCTGTCAACCGACGAAGTGCTCGATCAGTTTGTCATCCAGGTATCCAAAATGTTTAAGGCGGATTATGCCTACGTCATCGATTACCGCGATGGCAATCTCTTGATGCTGCGCATGTATGAAAATCAGGAGTTCGAGAAATTCTCCGTTCCGCCTGTCCGCTATCATAAAGGCATTGCAGGAAATGTGATTGTCACAAATACACCCGTTATATATAGGAAGAAAAGCGAATGGAAAGATATTGTAACCGGCTATATTCCAATCGATACGGAAAGCATCATGTGCACACCAATCGCCCGGAACAATAAAATCGAAGGTGTCTTATTGCTCGCTTCCCGCAAAAAATACGCATTTGTCAGCCACCAATTAAAAATCTTGGATATCTTGAGCACGTATTTTGCCGTGTCGCTTGAAAAAGCAGGCTACGTCCAAAAAGCCATTGCCAAAAGCGAACGCTGCGGATTGACGAAACTCTATAATTACCGTTACTTGGATAAAGCGCTAGAGAAAAGCATGGAAAAAGTGAACACTGGAAAAATCGATAATTTGTCGCTTGTCATGATGGACATTGATCATTTTAAAGGAATCAACGACAAATACGGCCATCAAAGCGGCAACGACATTCTGATTGAATTGGCCCGCATCCTAGAAGCCGAAGTAGGCAGGGAAGGCATTGTAGCACGATACGGCGGAGAAGAATTCGTCATCATGTTCGAGAACTACAGCAAAGACCTGGCCTTATTGTTTGCAGAATCCCTTCGCAAAAAAATCGAGAAGCATGAATTCCTTCTGCAAAGAGATTTGGATAAGGAACGCTCAACTGAAAACGTTCATATTACGTTGAGCATCGGCGTGTCGACGGCACCTGATGACAGTGACGAGCCGAACGCATTAATCCGCAACGCGGATCGAGCCTTATACATCGGCGCGAAACAAGCCGGGCGAAACAAAGTAGCTGCATACGTAAAATAA
- a CDS encoding GspE/PulE family protein: MARATRKRLGDILIELGLLTEEDLQGTLDAKTSDQKLGDALVQRGLITEQQLIETLEVQLGIPHVTLFRYPFDPKLFNVVPKEFAKRKSLVPLRAEGDRLFIAMTDPTDFITIDDLRLTTGFQIEPAIASREDILKTIAKYYEEESYDDMLEEMPQDTSQEEDLDDIDGPIVRLVNQILSNAVSLKASDVHFDPQENRILVRYRIDGTLRTEKILPKTMQQMVTARIKILANLDITENRVPQDGRIKTTVDLRAIDLRVSSLPTVFGEKIVMRILDLGANLTDIDKLGFNETNMKRFLREIDKPNGIILISGPTGSGKSSTLYAALNKLNSEEVNIITVEDPVEYQLEGINQIQVNSNVGLTFAVGLRSILRQDPDIVMVGEIRDKETADISIRASLTGHLVLSTIHTNDSIASITRLMDMGIEPFLVTASLNAVVAQRLIRRVCRDCREAQPATVREQEIFAKRGLAIDVVARGKGCPRCNMSGYRGRMAIHEVLVVDEDIKTIINRGGTAAEIREVAVKNKTIFLIDDGLLKVKEGLTTTEEVLRVAMTD; the protein is encoded by the coding sequence TTGGCAAGAGCAACACGAAAAAGACTAGGTGATATTTTAATAGAATTAGGTCTTCTTACAGAAGAAGACCTTCAAGGCACGTTGGATGCTAAGACGTCGGATCAAAAATTGGGGGACGCATTGGTTCAGCGCGGCCTGATCACGGAGCAGCAATTGATCGAAACGCTTGAAGTGCAGCTCGGCATTCCGCACGTCACGCTGTTCCGGTATCCATTTGATCCGAAACTGTTCAACGTCGTGCCGAAGGAATTCGCGAAACGGAAATCGCTGGTACCGCTGAGAGCGGAAGGCGACCGGCTGTTTATCGCGATGACCGATCCGACGGATTTCATCACGATCGATGACTTGCGGCTGACAACAGGATTCCAGATCGAACCGGCAATCGCTTCCAGAGAAGATATCTTGAAAACAATCGCCAAATATTACGAAGAAGAATCATACGACGACATGCTGGAAGAAATGCCGCAGGACACATCGCAGGAAGAAGACCTGGATGACATTGACGGACCGATTGTCCGCCTCGTCAACCAGATTCTCTCGAACGCTGTATCACTGAAAGCAAGTGACGTGCATTTTGATCCTCAGGAAAACCGCATTCTGGTGCGCTACCGCATTGACGGCACATTGCGCACGGAAAAGATTCTGCCGAAAACGATGCAGCAAATGGTGACTGCGCGTATTAAAATCCTGGCGAATCTTGACATCACGGAAAACCGGGTTCCACAGGACGGGCGGATTAAGACAACCGTTGACTTGCGTGCCATTGATCTGCGGGTATCGTCGCTGCCGACCGTATTCGGTGAGAAAATCGTTATGCGGATATTGGACCTTGGCGCAAACTTGACCGATATCGACAAACTGGGCTTTAACGAAACGAACATGAAGCGGTTTCTCCGTGAAATCGACAAGCCGAACGGCATCATTCTGATTTCCGGTCCGACCGGTTCCGGCAAATCATCAACGCTATACGCAGCACTCAATAAACTGAACAGTGAAGAAGTCAACATCATCACGGTAGAAGACCCCGTTGAGTATCAATTGGAAGGCATCAATCAAATCCAAGTGAATTCAAATGTCGGCTTGACGTTCGCCGTGGGGCTGCGTTCGATTTTACGTCAGGATCCTGACATCGTCATGGTAGGGGAAATCCGTGACAAAGAAACAGCTGATATTTCAATCCGCGCTTCATTGACCGGCCATTTGGTACTCAGCACGATCCACACGAATGACTCTATTGCGTCCATCACACGATTGATGGATATGGGGATCGAACCGTTTCTGGTGACGGCTTCACTCAATGCCGTGGTGGCGCAGCGATTAATCCGCAGGGTTTGCCGGGACTGCCGAGAAGCACAGCCGGCTACGGTCCGGGAACAAGAGATATTCGCAAAACGCGGGCTGGCGATCGATGTCGTAGCGCGCGGCAAAGGCTGTCCGCGCTGCAATATGTCCGGCTACCGGGGCCGAATGGCGATCCACGAAGTGCTGGTTGTCGACGAAGACATCAAAACGATTATCAACCGCGGCGGCACAGCAGCGGAAATCCGAGAAGTCGCCGTTAAAAACAAGACGATTTTCCTGATTGACGACGGCTTATTAAAAGTGAAGGAGGGTCTGACAACGACAGAAGAAGTGCTGCGCGTTGCCATGACAGATTAA